A single region of the Oryzias latipes chromosome 21, ASM223467v1 genome encodes:
- the LOC101165184 gene encoding olfactory receptor 142-like: MNVTYISLKGHVELEKYRYFYFFMMLPVYILIVCSNCTIISLIVIHKNLHEPMYIYIAGLLINSVLFSTNIYPKLLTDFLSNEQVISYQACLFQILVFYSFSCSEFLLLAAMSYDRYVSICKPLQYAIIMRKTIVFILLGLAWIVPFSHLVVPVVIFANLELCSFTLNGIFCNNSINYLFCAGSKALLTFGTVTLFNIGILPMLFVIFTYVKILLVVYKSCREVRRKAAQTCLPHLLVLINYSCLMTFDLIIIRLESDFSKTTRLIMTLQIIMYNPLCNPIIYGLKMTEIYKHLKKLLYKGRHDC, encoded by the coding sequence ATGAATGTGACATACATAAGTCTTAAAGGTCATGTGGAGCTAGAAAAGTAcaggtatttttatttctttatgatGTTACCTGTTTATATTTTGATTGTCTGCAGCAATTGTACAATAATTTCTCTGATTGTGATTCACAAGAACCTTCATGAGCCTATGTACATTTACATTGCAGGACTATTGATCAACTCTGTTCTTTTCAGCACAAACATCTACCCTAAACTTTTGACAGACTTTTTATCTAATGAACAGGTCATCTCTTATCAAGCCTGTCTCTTTCAAATTCTGGTTTTTTACTCATTCAGTTGTTCAGAATTCTTACTGCTGGCAGCCATGTCTTATGACAGATATGTGTCCATATGTAAACCTCTGCAATATGCAATCATTATGAGAAAAACAATTGTCTTTATTTTACTGGGATTGGCCTGGATTGTACCTTTTAGTCACCTTGTTGTTCCTGTTGTTATATTTGCAAACTTAGAGCTTTGCAGCTTTACATTGAACGgtattttctgcaacaattctATAAATTATCTTTTCTGTGCAGGTTCTAAAGCTCTGTTAACATTTGGTACAGTTACTCTGTTTAACATTGGTATTCTTCCCATGctgtttgtaatttttacaTATGTAAAGATTCTCTTAGTGGTTTATAAAAGTTGTAGAGAAGTCAGAAGAAAAGCTGCTCAGACCTGTTTACCTCACCTGCTGGTTTTAATCAACTATTCTTGTTTGATGACTTTTGACTTGATTATAATTAGGCTGGAGTCAGATTTTTCAAAGACTACTCGTTTAATAATGACACTGCAGATCATCATGTACAATCCTCTTTGCAATCCAATCATTTATggattaaaaatgacagaaatctaTAAACACTTAAAGAAGTTATTGTATAAAGGTAGACATGACTGTTAA
- the LOC101165430 gene encoding olfactory receptor 142-like: MNVTYISLKGHVEIEKYRYFYFFMMLTVYILIVCSNCTIISLIVIHKNLHEPMYIFIAALLTNSVLFSTNIYPKLLTDFLSNEQVISYQACLFQILVFYSFSCSEFLLLAAMSYDRYVSICKPLQYAIIMRKTVVFILLGLAWIAPVCHVVVPVVGNVKSKLCSFTLNGIFCNNSINYLFCAGSKALLTFGLVTLFNIVILPMLFIIFTYVKILLVVYKSCREVRRKAAETCLPHLLVLINYSCLMTYDIIIIRLESNFSKTARFVMTLQMIMYNPLCNPIIYGLKMTEIYKHLKMLLYKGRNNW; the protein is encoded by the coding sequence ATGAATGTGACATACATAAGTCTTAAAGGTCATGTGGAGATAGAAAAGTAcaggtatttttatttctttatgatGTTAACTGTTTATATTTTGATTGTCTGCAGCAATTGTACAATAATTTCTCTGATTGTGATTCACAAGAACCTTCATGAGCCTATGTACATTTTCATTGCAGCACTATTGACTAACTCTGTTCTTTTCAGCACAAACATCTACCCTAAACTTTTGACAGACTTTTTATCTAATGAACAGGTCATCTCTTATCAAGCCTGTCTCTTTCAGATTCTGGTTTTTTACTCATTCAGTTGTTCAGAATTCTTACTGCTGGCAGCCATGTCTTATGACAGATATGTGTCCATATGTAAACCTCTGCAATATGCAATCATTATGAGAAAAACAGTTGTCTTTATTTTACTGGGATTGGCCTGGATTGCACCTGTTTGTCACGTTGTTGTTCCTGTTGTCGGAAATGTAAAGTCAAAGCTTTGCAGCTTTACATTGAACGgtattttctgcaacaattctATAAATTATCTTTTCTGTGCAGGTTCTAAAGCTCTGTTAACATTTGGTTTAGTTACTCTGTTTAACATTGTTATTCTTCCCATGCTGTTCATAATTTTTACATATGTAAAGATTCTCTTAGTGGTTTATAAAAGTTGTAGAGAAGTCAGAAGAAAAGCTGCTGAGACCTGTTTACCTCACCTGCTGGTTTTAATCAACTATTCGTGTTTGATGACTTATGACATAATTATAATTAGGCTGGAGTCAAATTTCTCAAAGACTGCTCGTTTTGTAATGACACTGCAAATGATCATGTACAATCCTCTTTGCAATCCAATCATTTATGgactaaaaatgacagaaatctaTAAACACTTAAAGATGTTATTATATAAAGGCAGAAATAACTGGTAA